Within Limanda limanda chromosome 17, fLimLim1.1, whole genome shotgun sequence, the genomic segment TCCAACAAATCGCTCAATCAAATCTTCCCCTCGTGACTTTTCTGACGATAATTCCTCCCTCGAATCAAAcgcaacacaataaaacacttgTTGGAAAGTGTTGTCGTTTCCGTTGAAAGTGAAAgtttagtttgttgtgtttttattatcattaatcgGCTCTGGGATGCTTctttaacacaaacactttcttcCTTATGTTTCAGCTTCTGTTCGCCCACGTTTTGACCGGGACTGTTTGCTGACTTatatcaaaaaaatatatatatctaaagtTCTTGTATGACAAAGAACACTGTTACCATGAAAACATACACGCGGAAAAAAATGGGACAAATAAGAACATTAGTTTAATGGAAATTTGGCAGAAATTCATTTTTTCAGACAgtttattcattttgttttacaactCTGGCATTTGTCTTCATCAAAAAAGATCGAACAATTTGCAGTTATTTATAAGCCAAGATCATTTATAAATTACTAAAAGGCGGGGGGGATATTGCACAGTATAATAAGAATGAGCTTATTCTAAAATGTTCATTCTTGGGGAGGTTTGTGGTTTGTTGTCAAACGATCACGTCACAGGACCAGTTACATCCCAGCTTCACAGGTCTGAGCCACACTGTTAAATACaattaagttaaaaaataaaacatttcaaatattcTCAGGAGTTTTCATCAGAAATTCATAAAATCAACCATGTCTCCAAATCAGAGTCAGAGGACAAGTTAAAACCTTGTGAGTCATAACGTGTCAATAAAGGTGCGTTCGAGGTGAACCATGTGGAaccaaagtgaaaataaatagaaaaacatcCGACAGTTCGACCTTATTGTTGCTTCATTTGCATTTACATCTCTGTCCATCATTATCTGCTGCTGCCATGGTTACCAGAGTTCAGGAATGCCCTCTTTCCGGTCGGGCAGCGAGCCGCGAGCACGATAATCATCGCGTCAGCAGGTCTGAAACGAGCATGGAACACGCGATCGCTGCTGAGGGcggctcctcccactcctcctcgtCTGGCAACACGTCAGCACAGCAGGGGGTCTCGTGTGCAGCGGGCCGACAGCTCGCCGCGGGGGGGCCGGGAGTTAGATACCGGCTGTGCACAGCATCTGACCCATATTCCCTTTTCTAACACGCAGGTTATTGTTAGCATCCAGCTGTGTTATTTCTCAAcgttcatatataaatatatatatatatatatatatatatatagatatataggtCGCTGATGTCAGCACGTGTTGCTCTTTGATGGACGGCGTTTCTGTCCACGTTGTCATAGCAACGACAAAATGAAGTGACATCGAGCAGCGGACTCAAGGAAATCAAGGAGTTCTTTGGTTTGATGGTCGGATTCATGCCCAGTTTATTCcaacaggaaataaaagcaaGTCTGATCCAGGCGTTTCTCTTCAGCTTCATCAGTTTCGGCTGCTTCCTCTTCATAAAGTGCTTCTGCATCGTCTTGTCcgtcacatttaaaaaagtttCCTCTGTTTAAAAAGTGAGACTAATCTTCAGGGAAAGTCCTCTGAGCTCTAGACGCTCCTCCAGACCCTCGGAACTACTTTGTTTATCGCCCCAGGCTGGACGTGGCCCTCAGCGGCTTCTTCTGGCCTTTGGGGAATTGCCGTAAGACAAAGTCAAAGTTTGCTGTCGTGGACATCGCGTAGAAGACGTTTGCTTTGTCCGGGATGAGCAgctctgaaaacagaaacaaaacacaagggtCAAAAACAGGTTCTGGTTCACGGCAGAGTGTTTTCAGTGCTCGTGGCTCAGCGCTGACCTCTGTCCTGGGAGATGACCTGCGTCAGGGTGAACTCCTTCCAGCTCAGGTGCTCCAGGTGATGTTTCTCCAACGCCCTCTGAATCACATGAGCAGTTTTGTCCTGACTGGTCAACTGTGAAGGACAAAGAATCAGACGTGCAGTTGTGAGAAATGCTCAAAGTTTGAAATCAGGTAGTCATCTTCTcgatatacatttttaaatatgacaaattaaCATTTCCAGATCAGTTCTCTGAGATAAACTCACCAGGATACTTTTGTACATGTTGCCGTTGCTTGTGGGCAAGTCCACGCTCACCCTGACGATGCACGTGTCGGCCACCTGCCGGTTGTACACGGGCAGCGAGGTCATGGACACGGAGCGTTTGTGGTGGGAGGCCAAGGACGACTTCGGCCGTGCACCCCCGCTGCTGCATGACGAGGCGGGGGGGTCGCAGGGTGGGCCAGAGGGATCGGGAGAGTCTGGAGAAGAGGCGGCGGAGGAGCacggggaggaggaggccgagcaggaggaggccgaggaggacaaggagaaggGCTCGGACACGTCGTTGCAGGAGCTGTGAAAGGACTGCAGAAGACGAGAGGGAGAATATGATTATAGAATTTGTATTATAAATTGATTGTTGTACAAGGAACAGTGACGCAATTGAGCCGCTACACAACCACCTCAACTTAAAACCTACTCAGATGAAATTCCACTGGTTGAAGGATTCAGTTGTTTCCATAAATCTTAGAAATGATCTTCAGTGAAGGAAGATTATGTCATTTTCTCCTCATTAGAATTGCTCCAGGGTTTGTTGGGCGATTTAAAATGGGACAATTGTTCTCGAAGTGTAAATAGTGGATGTTGTGTGGAGCACAGAGACGCTTCACATGAAGCGGTGTGACGACACGTTCAACAAAGACTCCAGTGTCTCGCTATGAGGGACAAAGGGCGGACAGAACCACGGCGATGACAAAAGCAAAGACGATTAataaacatgaacaacacacagagactcacacaaagagacacacacacagagacacacacagcttcttACCTGCCGTCTGATGGAACAGGCCGGGTTCGGGGAGGAGAGATCCTCCATCTCAGATCCACTGgatccagaggaggagacgctgaTCTGGTCGGCCGGGACTTTCTTCGACCCATCGCTCGGCGTCAGGAGACTGAGGACGGACGAGGAACCAGACAGAGATTATTCCATAAAGCTGTTTCAGAAATGTCCTCTCGTGCAAATACAACATGTGCATCCACCATGTTTACATTTGACTTCAGAGGTGACGtgaggtgtgtgcgtgtagtgaaatgtttgtgtttaaatattcaaatcacacacacacacacctggagagTTTCTTGCTGAGCGTGCGGTGGCCGGACCACAGAGTCGGAGAGCAGACGTCCACCGGAGGCTCCAGCTGCCTCGACACTTCGTagctgaaacacaacaaacacaacgcTGACAACTCTGCACAATCACGTGTCAGATTctgcacactcacaaacacaggctGCAGCTTTGATTTGTGTCACTTCAGCTGgttttaaactgtgtgtttcACGCTGGCTACTCATTTATCTGGTTTTATTGCATAGACTTTGTGAAAAGCACATTTTTATTCTCCCCCAACAGACTCAAAGGGTTAAATATTAAAGGAATAAAACACTGGTTGGTTAGTGAGCTAGTTCAAagtttcctctgcaggattGTAGTGGCTCTAGAAAATATTATCTAACTGCCGACATGTCTCAGGGATGTGCTGAAACATTTAAATCGTTATGGTTTATTTTTTACGTGTCTGTACTTTATGGAAGTAGATTATTTTCGGATACTTTACACTTTTACTCCACTGCTTATAGCAAATATTGTTCACCAACATATCCTTTTTAGTTTTAATAATAAGAGGGGGAATTGATCCAATCACAGCTGGcactttacttttaatactttaaatatatttaaaaccaAGTACTTCCTTACTTTTACTCAAACAGAAAGGTTAACGTGGTTCTGTTGCCTGAGTAAATGTCTATTTTTGTTATTGTGCTTCTGAGCTCTCACCTCTCCTGGTCGGTGAGCAGCCGGTGTCCCTGCAGCCAGGCAGCGACTCGGGGGTGATGAGGCAGGTTGTCCTGGGAGCAGGACGCCTGCAGCACACGGATCTGAGACAGAACCTCAAACTCCTGCAGGGACACAACAACGTCacgtgaacagagagacagagatggtgGGATGTTCCTGTCGTCTGTAAAACAACCTGTCAGGAGGAGGTGATCCTGTACATATCAGAAACACTTTCCGAACAACGAGTCAGGAACTGTTCAGCTGCCACTGTTTACTCAGACAATGCAAACACTCCACACGCCCGACTGCTCAGGTATGTGACGCTGAGAGACGACGTTGGCACCTCGGTGTTTGTCTGATGTGCAGAAATAcatagagagaaaaaaggggggaaagatGGAAGAGGTCCCACTCACCCTTCGTCTCTTCTCCACGTTTATGAGTCCACTCTGTCAAAAGAGaagatttatttattgcttttatcAATAATTACTTATTCACTGAATGAAATCTGGAAAAACTGTGAGAAATGTTTCAAACTACTGTTGTGTGAAGAATAAACCTTCCTTtagtattcatttatttgtacatGTGTACTCATCTGCAATCTTACGATTAAATTTAGGTCagtgatatttaaaaacaacacaaaacataaaacaccaGCACTAAAGGTTTTGGACTCTGGGACCAAAGCACACATGATGCATCGCAACACACTGGGATGTTTTGAACGATCACACCAGGAGTCAGATGGTGAACACAAGTGTTTATCACAAAAGATAAACATGAAGTCAAACTATACTCTGTGACTAAGAGGGAGTTTCCTGCACATGTTCAAAGTTTATGGGTCAAACTTGAGGTCTGTTCATTTGAAAAAGACTCCGCCCTTCCGTCCAGCTcgtgctttgtgtgtttgagtgtgacgAGTCAAACATGACACAGACGTTTGTGTATTGTGTACCTGCACGGTGTCGGGCAGAGCCGTGTCCAGCATGGTGAGGACGGTCAGGTACGTCCCCAGGTACGGGACCACTCCACTGGAAGAACTCTGCAGGGAGACGACATAATGCACAGTTACACAAGACTGATACTGTCTTGACAACTGGGTCAAGAGTTTGTATTTCACATATGATCGTCCTCAGCAGCTGACATTTGCACAGATCTCAGTGCtggtctgagagcagctggagTGTCGCTCCTGTTCCATTGTCACTGCATCTGTTCATTTGTCTTTCAAATCAAGCAgcagcccttttttttttttttacatacagAGCGACACTCACACAGGCTCATTTCCCAGTTAGCAGCTCTGTGGGTTTATGTTACAGCTCAGGAGAATGTGCATATGACTCATAACGACCCCAGTCTGGTCTATTATTACTCTCCTATAATCCAACTGATCTGAAACGTGTCCAGGGCTAAAGATAGCTCCTGGTCTCTGAGCTCCTCCACCCACACTGAGGTAAAACCAGCTTTTAACGCTGAAAAGTATGAAAGAggtttaaaagtttaaaagctgCACGGATATGAAACTTTTGCCTCTCAGAGCCTTTTTCAGTGGAACTGGAGCCACTGGGCTTCTCGTCACATCCCAACTCTTCCCTCCTCCAGAGTGGGACCTTACCATCTGTCTGGCGATCGGACACCTCTTGGATATCTTTGGAGAAATGTTATCCACGCTGGCCTGGCCTCCGTCCTGTCACAGAGGGTCACACGGAGCTATATTCAGTCAAAGGATGTAGGACACATACGATGGCAAGAGCAGTAAGTGGTTCATAAAACCAACCGGGTTTTACAGGCTTGTATGTTCGTTGTGCAAGACGGGTTTAAAGGTTTCCTGAGAAAGTTCATTATGGAGCAAATTCTCCAAGGTTTATTACACATTAACTTGAACATCCTGTTTAATGGTTCTCCTgcagcagggagggagggagtgtttgtgtgtgatattATACACGTATGATTGATTGTGTTGACATAAAAACGCACCTGATTAAAACCATAAGTGAAAAAGAAGGAGAACAGCAACACAAAAGATTAAAGATTCCTCGTGAAGAGTCTCTGATCTTTTCGCCCGGTTGCTGTGTGCAGAGCGAGCAGAGGTGAACTTTTGACTCGAGTCCTTTCACTGTAACGAGACACAAGACGCCTCTGACGCAGGCGCCTGGAGGAGACGATATGAAAGAAAAAGCCGGGAACACAATGTGCCGGAGGCCTCTGGTTTCACATTAACACGCAGAGAAATGAAGCTTCTTAATAATTGAAAGAGAAAATCCATACACGGGAAGACAATCATTTCCAAACATGTTTTCAGCAAACGCTCCTCAGGAGTTCATCACGTATTCATGATTTCGTTTCAGATTTCtgatttgattgacagctcaagGCAGATGCAGCAGATTGACTTTCCTGCACGAACATTACATTTATACATTGCATAAggaaacttaaaggaatcaaatatagtatttaaaaatgtatctcaccctctttatataaagtttaCGATCTCGCCTCTTAACATGAACCCTTAGCAGTGTAGATAATTATCTATATTGATTTAAACTGACTGAATAAGTGCTGCTGGgatgatttatttcaaatgatctTTTGTTAAATGATCCTGTTCATTCTTCCTCAAACATCAGTTGTTGATGGACATGCTCGATTTGAAAGTTTGATGATGAATAATTGTGACATTGTGCATTGTGGGATACAAATAAAGATCCTGGTTTGTGTCTATTACACATAGAACCCAGGTTCTAATAGAACTGTAGAGCGTGTGGtttcctcctcacctccccCAGCAGCTCTTTGTTGGTGAGGACACAGTTCTCGTCAGGGAAAGTCTCCCACAGGTTATTGAACGTGGCCATGCTCTCTCTGGAAGAAGAACAGACACAGTTAATACGCAGCCATTTAAACTATTAGACACTTTAATAATTAACATCATTCACAACAACAAGTGTACAGATGTTTCCCTTCACTCTTGGGTGCAGATGTTCACAGCACAAACATGAAGTTAGGCGTCACCCGCCCTCGACTTCATAATAACTCACCACAATGCTTGTGACCTGCCACAGATTATGAGTCAAAGGTATTTGCTGACTTGCTCCATCAGTGGCAGTGAATTGCTCTGGATGAGGCGTCAATAACCTCATTAAAGAACAAATATGCATCACAAGATGTAAACACAGCCATAGAGACATGGTTATATCACCTGCTGACAGCCGCCCAGGTCTTTCTCAGCCGGTAGACGGCGTTGGACTGAAGCGCCGACAGAATCGCTCGGAGAGACGAGAAGTTCTTCAGCCGACGACATTCCTGCAGGAGATAAGATTCACGATCAGTTGATTCACTCGACATCAGATCGAAAGCTCCGGTGATCATGTTGTTTCTGAGTTTTTCTGACCTGTGCTACTCGGATCCACTTCTCGATGAAGCGGGCCCTCTGTGCAGGAGTAGTgggggggaggcaggaggaggtggggctGGAGGTGGCGTCCGTGGGCTGGCAGAGCAGAGACATGATCACCTGGCTGGTGACGGCGTTGAACTGGGAGATGGTGGCCCGGATGGTGGGAGACATGTTCTCCTTCTTGTCTCTTTGGGACCACACGCAGCCCAGACACTGGTACGGAACCACTCGGACAAACAGAGcctgaaaacacatgaaaaccaatcgtcagctgtcaatcaggactgGAGGACGGAGGACACGTGTGGAT encodes:
- the LOC133023289 gene encoding ral guanine nucleotide dissociation stimulator-like, with translation MGKWELTMNPVQEWGEEFEDGAVYGVTLRREPAPPSAPQTDDANPSCAFVQYRTCKVRRLKAATLELLVNHLLDPSYQEQDYSKIFLSTYRTFTSSSTLIELLFQRDGAASDLDNCEHYRSPLLAFIQTWLDEFSEDFRDPPRHSALRLLLDHLSISSAVLDNMRSQPNFCSLAGQAEALLKSFQREEPETDVGSALADLDQEAEGSGEDEDSGCENSLDSGGILDFSAAAVAEQLTRVDSALFVRVVPYQCLGCVWSQRDKKENMSPTIRATISQFNAVTSQVIMSLLCQPTDATSSPTSSCLPPTTPAQRARFIEKWIRVAQECRRLKNFSSLRAILSALQSNAVYRLRKTWAAVSRESMATFNNLWETFPDENCVLTNKELLGEDSSQKFTSASVDNISPKISKRCPIARQMSSSSGVVPYLGTYLTVLTMLDTALPDTVQSGLINVEKRRREFEVLSQIRVLQASCSQDNLPHHPRVAAWLQGHRLLTDQESYEVSRQLEPPVDVCSPTLWSGHRTLSKKLSSLLTPSDGSKKVPADQISVSSSGSSGSEMEDLSSPNPACSIRRQSFHSSCNDVSEPFSLSSSASSCSASSSPCSSAASSPDSPDPSGPPCDPPASSCSSGGARPKSSLASHHKRSVSMTSLPVYNRQVADTCIVRVSVDLPTSNGNMYKSILLTSQDKTAHVIQRALEKHHLEHLSWKEFTLTQVISQDRELLIPDKANVFYAMSTTANFDFVLRQFPKGQKKPLRATSSLGR